The candidate division KSB1 bacterium region CGCTCCAGAATTTTATCCGGTGCGACGGCATTCAACCCCAAACGATTTTTTAAATAATCGAACCTGCCCTCGACTGTTAGAGTCGCCGACGTCATCAGGATACTTTTGAATTTTTCATAAACGGTCTCTTTTAAAATAGGTGCGACATCCAGAGGGGAGGATTGCAGGCGCACGATTTGCGCGCTTTTGTAACCAATTTTGACTTCTACCCAGCGCACATGAGCCTCATCCTGCTCCAGGAGGATGTGCTCGATGTCGTTTGCGGCCAAATCCAATCTATCGAGCTGCGCCTGTAAATCGATGGTCAAAGAAAGAGTGGACAGCCCAATTTTCATTCGAATAGCTTCGAGCTTTCTCAATAGTTCGTTCAACCGGGCTGTGAACCTGTGAATTTCTTTGACCAGCGATTGTGCTAACTCAATTACATTTTCCTGCCATTCCGTCTGCTCAACAATGAACGGGGTCAAACGTAATTTTTTTTCACTAAACTTAGCATTTTGAGAATCAGATCCGGCAACTATTTCAAAGATTTTGTCCATGGCCGCCGCCAGAGAAACCTTTAACTTTTCGACTTCTGTAACACCTGATTCCTGCAAGCCTTCCTGGATTTTTAAAAAATCTTCGTGGGGCATGCGGCGGGCAACTTTCATTAACTTGCCGGAAAGATAAATAAGCAGCCCTTTTTCATCACTGCCTTTTTTCCGGTACAATTTTCCCAACATGCGCAAAAGACCGAGTGAGGTTACCCGCGTGCCGAAATAACTTGTGGCTACTTCCTCAACGTTGTGGGCTTCATCAAGGACGATTCGGTCGTAAGTAGGTAAAATGGCGTTCTCCGAGGCGCCCCTTGCCGCCCGCACCGCTAGATCGGAAAAGAGCAGATGGTGATTGGCCACCAGTACATCTGCGACGGCAGCTTTTCTGCGCGCTGAGTAAAAAAAACACTCGTTATAAAACGAGCATTGGGTCTTCAAAGATGTGTCACTCTCCGATTGAATTTTTTCCCAAACATCATAGCGCGGCACGATGTTGAGATCGGATTTGCTGCCGTCTTTTGTGGTTTTGGCCCAGTCGAGGATTGTTTTGAGCTCGGATTTATCTCCCTGCTCAGAAAACAAATCCAAATCCTGATCGGCTTCCATTAATTTACGTTTGCAGGCATAATTCGTCCTTCCTTTCACCAACACCGCTTTAAATTTCTGAGCAAACACCGACTGCAGAAACGGCAAATCTTTATTCACTAATTGTTCCTGCAAATTAATGGTGTTTGTAGAGATGACTATCCGCTCTCGATTGCCAACTGCGTAAGTAATGGCAGGTAAGAGGTAGGCCAGCGTTTTTCCAGTTCCGGTACCGGCTTCCACAATTGCAATTTTGTCTTCGTTGATGGCCTGACTTACAACTTTCATCATTTCAATTTGCTGTGGCCGGAATTCATAATTATCAAGTTTTTTGGAAATCGGGCCATCATTATCGAAAAGTTTTGCAAGGGCGTTGCTGTCAATCGGTCGAACTTTTTTCTCAGCAAACGGCTCAACCATTGCATAAACATCGGTCACCTCATTATTGACAATATAAAACCCGATGCCGTCATTGCCGAGAATAGAAGCGATGTGAGTGTCCGCGCTTGACGGCCGCAAAACGCCCCCGGGGTGGTTGTGGATGACAACATTCCCCTGCCTCGCGACTTGCAGCAATGCCGGAACCTCAAATTCATTGCCGCGGCAAAAGACCTCAACGCTGGTCACCTGCCTGACCCTGTTTAGGTGGCCGACAAAAAAGACCTCGTTACCGCCGGAGTCTTCGATTTGTCTTTGTGCAAGTTTAGCTGCTTCTTCTGAAAAATATTTCTTAAGCTTTGATGTCATATGAAAATAATAAGTTAATTCGGTGTTCAAGCTCAGCTTGGACACCAAATTCTTAAAACAACTCCAACTGTTTCGCTGGCTGCAACGGTTCGGCATTGTAGCCGAGTTGTCTTAAATAAAATGCGAATGCACGCGGACCGTGTGTTGTGTAAATTTTCTTGGGCTTAACCTGCCGGATGTATTCAAGCAGGCCGGCAAAATCGGCGTGGTCGCTGAGCGGTAAAACCTCATCCACACCGTAACGCTTCTTTGCTCCATTATGTATAGCCCAACCCGACAGAAAAACTGTCCGCTTCCGTGCTATATTTTTTAACATTCGGGTTTTAAGGGCGGTTCTGGGAGCAACTACTACCTTACCCTCCAGTTCATCTTTTTTATATCTGTCCCACTTTCCTAATTTGATGCCGAAGGCTTCGTAAGTTTTGGCTAAGCGGGCAATGGAACCGTGCACGCTCATCTCAAATCCGGCATCACCCAGGATTTTCATCGCCTCTTGCGACTTTCCGAGGACATACCCAATCACCACGGGTACGAAACCATCCTCAATGCTTTTTTCAACAAAAGAGATTAGCTGCTCCTCAATTTGCTTCCTTGATGGGAACTTATAAATTGGCTTTCCAAAAGTGCACTCCATAATCAAAATATCACTTTCCGGAATTATAATCGGTTCGGCCGCAGCACTCTCCCTCATGTTGAAGTCTCCGGAATAGAGTAGCCGCAATCCGTTTACTTCCACGAGCGTTTGTGCTGACCCCAGAATATGCCCGGCCGGGAAAAGGGTCACTTTACAGCCCTCGAACTCGCAGGGTTCTGCATATCCTAACTTCACCGATCCGGTTTTTCCAATCCTTTGATTTAAGAAGAAAAGCGTCTCCGGGGTAGCAACTACTTTTCCGTGTTTTTTTGCGTGATCGAGATGCGCATGGGAAACACAGCAGAATTCCACAGAACGATGAGCGTCGAGCCAAAGTTGTGAGCCGATTATTTTTATACCTTTATCGTAGTGAAATATCATGCTTGTTATTGATAGCTGTTTCACGAATATACAATGTTGTCGGAAGAAGTTCAAGGTGAAATAAAGGAGGGTAGAAATAAAGGAGGGTGGAGAGACCTCGATAGCTGAACGGCTGTTTCAGGTCC contains the following coding sequences:
- a CDS encoding DEAD/DEAH box helicase family protein, which codes for MTSKLKKYFSEEAAKLAQRQIEDSGGNEVFFVGHLNRVRQVTSVEVFCRGNEFEVPALLQVARQGNVVIHNHPGGVLRPSSADTHIASILGNDGIGFYIVNNEVTDVYAMVEPFAEKKVRPIDSNALAKLFDNDGPISKKLDNYEFRPQQIEMMKVVSQAINEDKIAIVEAGTGTGKTLAYLLPAITYAVGNRERIVISTNTINLQEQLVNKDLPFLQSVFAQKFKAVLVKGRTNYACKRKLMEADQDLDLFSEQGDKSELKTILDWAKTTKDGSKSDLNIVPRYDVWEKIQSESDTSLKTQCSFYNECFFYSARRKAAVADVLVANHHLLFSDLAVRAARGASENAILPTYDRIVLDEAHNVEEVATSYFGTRVTSLGLLRMLGKLYRKKGSDEKGLLIYLSGKLMKVARRMPHEDFLKIQEGLQESGVTEVEKLKVSLAAAMDKIFEIVAGSDSQNAKFSEKKLRLTPFIVEQTEWQENVIELAQSLVKEIHRFTARLNELLRKLEAIRMKIGLSTLSLTIDLQAQLDRLDLAANDIEHILLEQDEAHVRWVEVKIGYKSAQIVRLQSSPLDVAPILKETVYEKFKSILMTSATLTVEGRFDYLKNRLGLNAVAPDKILERQLAAPFDYETQTLVAIPTDVPEPNSPSFVNEITELIFKSVEISQGRAFVLFTSYGLLYKLYNVLKPRIEALGFNVYKQGQENRHRLLERFKDDKTSVLFATDSFWEGVDVHGESLEMVIITKLPFRVPTEPIVEARVEAIERRGGNAFLEYTVPQAAIKFKQGFGRLIRRKTDRGAVLILDKRVIQKRYGRVFLNSLPKCRTVSGSNDQVLSELENFYSKGNSGLITNF
- a CDS encoding MBL fold metallo-hydrolase gives rise to the protein MIFHYDKGIKIIGSQLWLDAHRSVEFCCVSHAHLDHAKKHGKVVATPETLFFLNQRIGKTGSVKLGYAEPCEFEGCKVTLFPAGHILGSAQTLVEVNGLRLLYSGDFNMRESAAAEPIIIPESDILIMECTFGKPIYKFPSRKQIEEQLISFVEKSIEDGFVPVVIGYVLGKSQEAMKILGDAGFEMSVHGSIARLAKTYEAFGIKLGKWDRYKKDELEGKVVVAPRTALKTRMLKNIARKRTVFLSGWAIHNGAKKRYGVDEVLPLSDHADFAGLLEYIRQVKPKKIYTTHGPRAFAFYLRQLGYNAEPLQPAKQLELF